The Humulus lupulus chromosome 3, drHumLupu1.1, whole genome shotgun sequence genome window below encodes:
- the LOC133824505 gene encoding uncharacterized protein LOC133824505, whose protein sequence is MAHKELDLDEWELIPDNGFLGFREDCEKKTLYRKWSGTSDPKGVLNDYFDCPLTKNSPGRLPQRVPSQLVPVSIPIPIQLNSTTSTRGKTPDDDDDETTKAVVDAGAGFEADQDSVSKVFFKKMKKENEFVDMKMVESPKSPTRGGAFMPQIDTAVFNFDDKVESENMSGVISSPRMMNMKKMSGNLDMKEDHTNSTDENGDSDEEDDDRLDIWKWSLSGIGAICSFGIAAATICILFIGSHHRNQQHNHKIRFQIYNDDKRINQVVHQTTKLNDAMNAVRGMPLTRAHVTYGGYYEGL, encoded by the exons ATGGCACACAAGGAACTGGATCTCGATGAGTGGGAGCTGATCCCAGATAATGGCTTTCTGGGTTTCCGAGAAGACTGTGAGAAGAAAACCCTCTACAGAAAGTGGAGTGGTACTTCAGACCCGAAAGGGGTTCTCAACGATTATTTCGATTGCCCATTAACAAAGAACAGTCCGGGAAGATTACCTCAAAGGGTGCCGAGTCAACTCGTTCCTGTATCGATTCCGATTCCGATTCAGCTGAATTCAACAACATCGACACGTGGCAAAACCCcagatgacgatgatgatgaaaCCACTAAGGCGGTGGTAGATGCAGGAGCTGGTTTTGAGGCTGATCAAGACTCAGTCTCCAaagttttcttcaagaaaatgaagaaagaaaaTGAATTTGTCGACATGAAAATGGTGGAATCACCGAAGTCCCCAACCAGAGGAGGAGCTTTTATGCCTCAGATTGATACTGCTGTGTTCAACTTTGATGACAAAGTTGAATCTGAAAATATGAGTGGTGTGATCAGTTCTCCAAGAATGATGAACATGAAAAAGATGAGTGGTAACTTGGACATGAAGGAAGATCATACTAATAGTACTGATGAAAATGGTGATAgtgatgaagaagatgatgatagGCTTGACATATGGAAATGGAGTCTATCTGGGATTGGAGCTATTTGCTCTTTTGGTATTGCTGCTGCTACAATTTGCATTCTCTTCATTGGAAGCCACCACAGAAACCAACAGCACAACCACAAGATCAGGTTTCAGATCTACAATGATGACAAG AGGATAAATCAAGTAGTACACCAGACAACCAAATTGAATGATGCAATGAATGCAGTTAGAGGTATGCCTCTTACTAGAGCACATGTTACCTATGGAGGTTACTATGAAGGTCTTTAG